Part of the Natrinema caseinilyticum genome is shown below.
CGGACGTGAGTTCGGACCCCATCTTACAGTGGGCAGTACAGTTCTTCGTCGCCGATCTCCTCGCCGGCGTCGAGGTACTTCTGATCGTACTCCTCGAGCAACCGCTCCCTGTTCTCGGTGAGAATAGACACGATTTCGTCGACGGCGTCGGCCGCCCGTTCGTGAACGACGTCCTCGGGGACGTCGCCCATCGGGTGTTCGACCGTCAGAATCGGGAGCCCCGGCATTCCGAGCGAGCGACTTTCCGACTGGCCGAGGCGGACGAATTCGTCGCTGTTCACGGTGGCGACCGGCGTCCCTCGACCTTCGATGTCGACGCTATCGTAGACGCACCACGAGGTACACGACCCGCAGTCGCCGTACGCGTTTACGACCGCGTCGCAGTGCGTTGCCAGATAGGAAGCGATACTCCCGGCGGGGATGGCCGTGTTGTCCTTCGATCGGTGAACGGTCTCCTCGACGGCGTACTCTTCGGTAAGGATCCGCGAAACCTCCGCGAGGAAGACGTCGGCGTTCGTCTTCGCGTTGTCGAGGAATCCGATCGTGGTTCCCTCGAGCGACGACAGTCTGGTCGCGATTGGCCGGTCGTCGGTCTGTACCTCGCCGACGGGGCTGAGAATTTCGTCACGTCGTTGTTTCGTGGTACCAGAACTCATGTGAATGGTCCTTGATCAGCGATCGATAAAAACGTTCCCCGCGCGGACGTATCAGAAATATTGTCAGTACGTCGCGTCCGACATTACCGTCCGGAGTCAACGCGGTTGTCAGTCCCTGTCGGCCGCAGAAAGTCCGAGTGAAGCGGCCTAACACGCCCATATACACCCGCTTCATCGAGATGGTCCGGGTTCGGATCGTCGATGCATCCGGCCGAGTGCACCATATAGCTCGAGGTGATCGTCGGCTCGTTCGTCACGACCGGAATCGGCTTGGATACCGAAGGCGTAATAATGCAGGAAGAAAGTGTAGTCAGGAACTGACGATGTCGAATCCGCTACCCAGCGTCGAACGGCCGTTTCCGGACGCTTCCGGACGACCGGTTACGACGGTGATAGCGATTCGTTCGTCATCCGTGAATCGGTGAGTCGCAGTTGTTGGTGCCGAGAGAGGGCGTTTTGATCTTTCCGGAAACAGGAACACACGATTCTGGCAACCTGAATCGATTCGCTTTCAAATTTCATCCCGAAAATCAGTTCAAATCCGACGAATGAACCGATAGTAACGACTAGCCTGCTACTTGCGGTGGAACGCAGTTCCACTGGCGAAGAGTTGTGTGTTCGGTATTATCGAACAGAGGGACCTCCACGACATCGAACACAAATTCAGACTAGACCCGGCCCAACCGCACGTTCTGAGCCGCCGACGTCGAACCACGATCCATCGACCGAGACTTCGCGATCACCGACGGACGCTGCGTCAAAGGCGGCTTCCCTCCGTCATCGGCGATTTTGGCGATCGGATTCGGTGCGAACAGCTTTCCACAGGTCGGACCGGAACGGAGACGACGCCCCGTTTCGAATCGCGGAACGGTCTGTGGTGAACGGAAATGTGGAGATGACGTGCTTTCCAAACGTATGTTTGGTAAGCAGACGAGGCGGCGCGGGCGAGTCGTCGGAAGGGACACTGTTTTATCCGTGACACACCTCGGGGACAGTGAACATGTCGACCCGAAGATGGCGCGGTCACGGACAGATCGTCCGGAGGGAATACCTAGATGAGTGATCCAGTCGAGAGCCAGACGCGTTGCTCGTGCAAAATCGGCCGAA
Proteins encoded:
- a CDS encoding UGSC family (seleno)protein; translation: MSSGTTKQRRDEILSPVGEVQTDDRPIATRLSSLEGTTIGFLDNAKTNADVFLAEVSRILTEEYAVEETVHRSKDNTAIPAGSIASYLATHCDAVVNAYGDCGSCTSWCVYDSVDIEGRGTPVATVNSDEFVRLGQSESRSLGMPGLPILTVEHPMGDVPEDVVHERAADAVDEIVSILTENRERLLEEYDQKYLDAGEEIGDEELYCPL